A DNA window from Anastrepha obliqua isolate idAnaObli1 chromosome 5, idAnaObli1_1.0, whole genome shotgun sequence contains the following coding sequences:
- the LOC129246887 gene encoding thrombospondin type-1 domain-containing protein 4 isoform X2, with protein sequence MLEKLLLAFLAVHATGIITGLSANSGSVSCGGLICRPITGIFTRDPLPEDAYVHVATIPAGASNISITELGNSINLLVLRTPDQKYIFNGDNSASDSGAYEALGAIFNYHRIDGLQHGDGVTEWITCMGPIREMLELMIYSKSSNPGIKYEYLLPITSDSEENELSVESEGFLKNGPEESFASNSRSGRRRRFNWKVVGFSACSKTCGGGIQTPIVRCVRENPIRYYSQRRCMHSEKPMLNENLLRCNTQPCPAYWRIEDWSECHCQQGDGYRERDLSCVQELASGIVIHVDNSACMDEMPNQRKPCDCPKNRRRSHVARYRTAHSGANGTHNYRGRDKTDKSGIWLMSDWNQFCSAECGTGVEYRTISCDRSKPNTERCDSRATPEITRSCERSRDCEKGEWFAGPWTPCNGNCFNLTRTRPVYCIHQQQIVKDEDCKPELKPQIMENCSHEEVEYCGPRWHYSEWSECTKTCDGGTQRRSVKCLEYDEREGAMRESAKCRYSLREPIYRSCNTHNCDEPQLELLQNDVAVSCVDEFNNCLWAVKAKLCSYDYYKQNCCYSCGAA encoded by the exons ATGTTGGAGAAACTGTTGCTGGCTTTTCTG GCCGTCCATGCCACTGGCATCATCACCGGGCTTTCCGCCAACAGTGGATCAGTGAGTTGCGGTGGTTTAATTTGCCGTCCAATAACGGGTATCTTTACACGCGACCCACTACCAGAAGACGCTTACGTGCACGTGGCCACAATACCAGCGGGTGCCTCGAATATTTCTATCACCGAACTGGGAAACAGCATAAATTTACTAG TGCTGCGTACACCCGATcagaaatacatatttaatggCGATAATAGCGCTTCGGATAGCGGTGCCTATGAAGCTTTAGGCGCGATTTTCAACTACCATCGTATTGACGGACTGCAGCATGGCGATGGAGTTACGGAGTGGATTACTTGCATGGGTCCCATAAGAGAAATGCTGGAGTTGATG ATATACAGCAAGTCCTCGAATCCGGGTATAAAATACGAGTATTTACTGCCCATAACCTCTGACTCAGAAGAAAATGAGCTATCGGTGGAAAGTGAagggtttttgaaaaatggTCCAGAGGAAAGTTTTGCAAGCAATTCGCGCTCTGGCCGACGTCGTCGCTTCAACTGGAAAGTGGTAGGCTTTAGCGCCTGTTCGAAAACCTGCGGTGGTGGCATACAGACGCCAATTGTGCGCTGCGTGCGGGAGAATCCAATACGCTATTACTCCCAGCGCCGTTGCATGCATTCCGAAAAACCAATGCTAAACGAAAACCTGTTGCGCTGCAATACTCAACCCTGTCCCGCCTATTGGCGCATAGAAGATTGGAGCGAGTGTCATTGTCAACAGGGTGACGGCTACCGTGAGCGTGATTTAAGTTGCGTACAAGAGCTCGCTTCCGGCATTGTTATACACGTTGACAATTCGGCTTGTATGGACGAGATGCCCAATCAACGCAAGCCATGTGATTGCCCGAAGAATCGACGTCGTTCACATGTGGCACGTTACCGCACGGCACATTCAGGCGCTAATGGAACTCATAATTATCGCGGACGCGATAAGACTGACAAATCTGGTATTTGGTTAATGTCCGATTGGAATCAATTTTGCTCTGCTGAATGTGGTACAGGCGTCGAATATCGCACTATTTCCTGTGATCGTTCAAAACCGAATACAGAACGCTGCGACTCACGTGCAACACCAGAGATTACGCGATCATGTGAACGAAGTCGCGATTGTGAAAAGGGTGAATGGTTCGCTGGTCCGTGGACGCCATGTAATGGAAACTGTTTTAATTTAACTCGCACCCGACCAGTTTACTGCATACACCAGCAGCAGATTGTGAAGGATGAAGATTGCAAGCCGGAGCTGAAGCCGCAAATAATGGAAAACTGCTCACATGAAGAGGTGGAGTACTGCGGACCGCGTTGGCATTACTCCGAGTGGTCGGAG TGCACGAAAACCTGCGATGGCGGTACTCAACGTCGTTCAGTGAAGTGCTTGGAGTATGACGAACGTGAGGGTGCGATGCGTGAATCGGCCAAGTGTCGTTACTCACTCCGAGAGCCCATCTATCGCAGCTGTAACACGCATAACTGTGACG